The following coding sequences are from one Scomber scombrus chromosome 20, fScoSco1.1, whole genome shotgun sequence window:
- the esyt2b gene encoding extended synaptotagmin-2, translating into MSRDSMTAVRGAHSHNASPTAPKENGHTAPIPAPPCDSFTHPSAGNTPDDTPVSATSELTHTWVHFAKTFVLIFPIYALGYFEFSFSWLLIGLVVFFWWRRNTGGKYSRLSRALAFFDQEERSVKQSLTTSDLPSWVHFPDVERVEWLNKTVKQMWPYICQFVEKLFRETIEPAVKESNAHLSTFCFSKIDIGDKPLRVNGVKVYTENVDKRQIIMDLQISFVGNTEIDVDIKRYYCKAGIKSIQIHGVLRVVMEPLLGDMPLVGALSLFFLKKPLLDINWTGLTNILDIPGLNGFSDSLIQDVIYSYLVLPNRITIPLVGDMELAQLRFPMPKGVLRIHFLEAQDLEGKDKFLGGLIKGKSDPYGILQIGNQLFQSKTVKESLHPKWNEVYEALVYEHSGQHLEIELFDEDPDKDDFLGSLMIDMTELHKEQKVDEWFDLEEAPTGKLHLKLEWLSLLSTPTKLDQVLRSVRADRSLANDGLSSALLVVYLDSAKNLPSVFTGSLGCGNLSERRASGLVFCESNASEYKTICSAKKSSSEPSPYVQLTVGHKTLESKIRYKTKEPMWEDSFSFLVHNPRRQELEVEVKDDKRKCTLGNLMVPLSSLLAEEDMTLTQCFPLKNSGPSSTIKLKMALRILSLEKQGSSDQPSSVRVRKSSVPQSATAPSLRASISESPLPSPTPPPPIDASTLTLQQRDGEPYSASPLRSISNLSSCITSSQKHLSHKESTPSLASDISLPFATLELQQRLRQLQNGSAPSQYPLGEVQLTVRHSSQRNKLIVVVHACRNLIAFTKDGSDPFIRLYLLPDKSRTGRRKTGTIKRTLNPVYDQTFEFSVSMVELHRRTLDVAVKNGGSILSKHKGLLGKVLVDLSGDDISKGWTQWYDLSEDGLSSQCMRSIQDPLLT; encoded by the exons ATGTCCAGAGACAGCATGACAGCTGTACGAGGAGCCCATTCACACAACGCGAGCCCCACAGCGCCCAAGGAGAACGGACACACGGCGCCGATCCCCGCTCCACCCTGCGACAGCTTCACCCATCCCTCAGCGGGGAACACACCCGATGACACCCCGGTGTCCGCGACCAGCGAGCTGACCCACACCTGGGTGCACTTCGCTAAAACATTTGTGCTCATTTTCCCCATTTATGCACTGGGATATTTTGAGTTCAGCTTCAGCTGGCTGTTGATTGgacttgttgtgtttttctggtgGAGGAGAAACACAGGAGGGAAGTACAGTCGACTGAGCCGAGCACTGGCTTTCTTTGACCAAGAGGAGAGAAGTGTCAAGCAAAGTCTTACGACCTCTGATTTGCCATCATGG GTCCATTTCCCAGATGTGGAGCGAGTGGAGTGGCTAAACAAG ACGGTGAAACAGATGTGGCCCTACATCTGCCAATTCGTGGAGAAACTGTTCCGCGAGACAATCGAGCCAGCGGTGAAGGAGTCCAACGCCCATCTCAGCACCTTCTGCTTCAGCAAGATCGACATCGGAGACAAA CCACTGAGGGTCAACGGGGTCAAGGTTTACACAGAGAATGTGGATAAGCGTCAGATCATCATGGACCTACAGATCAG ctTTGTAGGCAATACGGAGATTGACGTGGACATCAAACGCTACTACTGCAAAGCTGGTATCAAGAGCATCCAG ATCCACGGTGTGTTGAGAGTGGTGATGGAACCGTTGCTGGGCGATATGCCTCTTGTTGGAGCTCTGTCTCTGTTCTTCCTCAAGAAACCA ctTCTAGACATTAACTGGACAGGCCTCACCAACATTCTGGACATTCCTGGTCTCAA TGGCTTCTCTGACAGTCTGATTCAAGACGTTATCTACAGTTATTTGGTATTACCCAACCGTATCACTATCCCACTGGTTGGGGATATGGAACTGGCCCAACTACGCTTCCCCATGCCAAAG GGAGTCCTGAGGATTCATTTCTTGGAGGCTCAGGATCTGGAAGGGAAAGATAAATTTCTCGGTGGGCTGATCAAGGGAAAATCTGACCCCTATGGCATCCTGCAGATCGGCAACCAACTGTTCCAGAGCAAAACGGTCAAAGAGAGCCTCCATCCCAAATGGAATGAAGTTTACGAG GCATTGGTGTATGAGCACTCAGGTCAACACCTTGAGATTGAACTGTTTGATGAGGATCCAGACAAGGATGATTTCCTGGGGAG CCTGATGATAGACATGACTGAGCTGCACAAAGAACAAAAGGTTGATGAG TGGTTTGACCTGGAGGAGGCTCCAACTGGGAAACTTCACTTAAAACTCGAGTGGCTGTCTCTGCTCTCTACTCCCACAAAGCTGGATCAG GTACTGCGGAGCGTGCGTGCAGACAGAAGCCTGGCCAATGATGGGCTATCGTCAGCGCTGCTGGTGGTGTATCTGGATTCAGCAAAGAACCTGCCA AGCGTCTTCACAGGCAGCTTAGGCTGTGGAAACTTAAGTGAGAGGAGAGCATCTGGCCTAGTCTTTTGTGAGAGCAATGCCTCAGAGTATAAGACAATATGT TCTGCAAAGAAGAGCAGCAGTGAGCCCAGTCCTTATGTCCAATTGACAGTTGGACACAAAACACTTGAGAGTAAG ATCCGATACAAGACCAAGGAGCCAATGTGGGAAGATTCTTTCTCATTCCTTGTTCACAATCCCAGGAGGCaggagctggaggtggag GTGAAAGATGACAAGCGGAAATGCACCCTGGGTAATCTGATGGTGCCTTTGAGCAGCCTGTTGGCGGAGGAGGACATGACGCTGACTCAGTGCTTTCCTCTCAAGAACTCCGGACCCAGCTCCACCATCAAACTTAAGATGGCCCTGAGG ATCCTGTCCCTGGAGAAGCAGGGATCCTCAGACCAGCCCTCCTCCGTCCGGGTCAGGAAGTCCAGTGTGCCGCAGTCAGCCACTGCCCCCTCCCTGAGAGCGTCGATATCAGAATCCCCGCTGCCTTCGCCCACACCCCCGCCACCTATAGACGCCTCCACTCTCACCCTCCAACAAAGAGACGGCGAGCCGTACTCGGCCAGCCCTCTCCGCAGTATCTCCAACCTGAGCTCCTGCATCACCAGCTCCCAGAAACACCTGTCTCATAAGGAGTCCACACCCAGCCTGGCCTCGGATATCTCCTTGCCCTTCGCCACCTTGGAGCTTCAGCAGAGGCTACGACAGCTGCAGAA TGGCTCGGCCCCCAGCCAATACCCCCTGGGCGAGGTCCAGCTGACTGTTCGACACAGCTCGCAGAGAAACAAACTCATTGTGGTGGTGCACGCCTGCCG TAACTTGATAGCCTTCACCAAAGATGGCTCAGATCCCTTCATCCGTCTCTATTTGCTGCCTGACAAGAGTCGGACGGGGAGAAGGAAGACCGGCACAATAAAACGGACCCTGAATCCTGTTTATGATCAAAC gtttGAATTTAGTGTATCTATGGTGGAGCTCCACAGGAGAACTCtggatgtagcagtgaagaatGGAGGGAGCATCCTGTCCAAACACAAAGGGCTCTTGGGAAAG GTGCTGGTAGATTTAAGTGGAGATGATATATCAAAAGGATGGACACAATG GTATGATCTGAGTGAAGATGGTTTGTCGTCTCAGTGCATGAGAAGTATTCAAGACCCCCTCCTCACATAG